A window of Xylophilus sp. GW821-FHT01B05 contains these coding sequences:
- a CDS encoding enoyl-CoA hydratase-related protein — protein MTTNFPLLLERHGAVAVICFNRPAALNAIDPPMARAFLSAVRELASDLIGPLHEALTVLDAMDAPLVAQVHGVAAGAGLSLMLQADFVLAAEGTRFNLAYVNIGTSCDVGASWALPRLVGMRRALEIAMLGDSYDTAAAERMGLINRVVPAADLEAEAMALAQRLAKGPTAALGNLRRLMRGAFGRDLASQLDAESAAFRTCAATDDFRIGIDAFFDRKPATFTGR, from the coding sequence ATGACCACAAATTTCCCCCTACTGCTCGAGCGCCACGGCGCGGTGGCCGTGATCTGCTTCAACCGGCCGGCGGCCCTCAACGCCATTGACCCGCCCATGGCGCGCGCCTTTCTCTCTGCTGTGCGTGAACTGGCCTCCGACCTGATTGGCCCGCTGCACGAGGCGCTGACCGTGCTCGACGCGATGGACGCACCGCTGGTCGCGCAGGTGCACGGGGTGGCCGCCGGCGCGGGGTTGAGCCTGATGCTGCAGGCCGATTTTGTGCTCGCGGCCGAAGGCACGCGCTTCAACCTGGCCTACGTGAACATCGGCACCAGCTGCGATGTGGGCGCGTCGTGGGCGTTGCCGCGCCTGGTCGGCATGCGCCGCGCGCTGGAGATCGCGATGCTTGGCGACAGCTACGACACCGCCGCCGCCGAACGCATGGGGCTGATCAACCGCGTGGTGCCGGCAGCCGACCTCGAGGCCGAGGCGATGGCGCTGGCGCAGCGGCTGGCCAAGGGGCCGACCGCGGCGCTGGGTAACCTGCGCCGCCTGATGCGCGGCGCGTTCGGGCGCGACCTGGCGAGCCAGCTGGATGCCGAGTCGGCCGCCTTTCGCACCTGCGCGGCCACCGACGACTTCCGCATCGGCATCGATGCTTTTTTCGACAGGAAACCGGCCACCTTCACTGGCCGCTGA
- a CDS encoding acetyl-CoA C-acyltransferase family protein, with protein sequence MTQRDIFVVGTARTAIGTFGGALKDVPNTQLATTAVKAAIERSGVAPDAIGHVVMGNVIPTDVKDAYLSRVAAIDAGCPIETPAFNVNRLCGSGLQAIVSAAQAIALGDCDIAIGGGSESMSRGPYFDTAARYGARMGDAVLLDYMLGILHDPWEKIHMGITAENVAARYGITREQQDALAATSQQRAAAAIAAGRFKEQIVAVEVKTRKGVVLFDTDEHVRADTTVESLAKMKPAFKKDGLVTAGNASGINDGAAAVVLAEGGRVKALGLKPLARLVGYAHAGVEPAYMGIGPVPATRKVLERTGLKVSDFDVIESNEAFAAQACAVIKELGFDPAKVNPNGSGISLGHPVGATGAIITTKAIAELHRIGGRYALVTMCIGGGQGIAAIFERV encoded by the coding sequence ATGACCCAACGCGACATCTTCGTGGTCGGCACCGCCCGTACCGCCATCGGCACCTTCGGCGGCGCGCTGAAGGATGTGCCCAATACGCAGCTCGCCACCACGGCGGTCAAGGCGGCCATCGAGCGCAGCGGCGTGGCGCCCGACGCCATTGGCCACGTGGTCATGGGCAACGTGATTCCCACCGACGTGAAGGACGCCTACCTCAGCCGCGTCGCCGCCATAGATGCCGGCTGCCCGATAGAGACGCCGGCCTTCAACGTGAATCGCCTGTGCGGCTCGGGCCTGCAGGCCATCGTGTCGGCGGCGCAGGCGATTGCGCTGGGTGATTGCGACATCGCCATCGGCGGTGGCTCGGAATCGATGAGCCGCGGCCCTTACTTCGATACGGCGGCACGCTACGGCGCGCGCATGGGCGACGCGGTGCTGCTCGACTACATGCTCGGCATCCTGCACGACCCGTGGGAGAAGATCCACATGGGCATCACGGCCGAGAACGTGGCCGCGCGCTACGGCATCACGCGCGAGCAGCAAGACGCTCTGGCCGCCACCAGTCAGCAGCGCGCGGCCGCGGCCATTGCGGCGGGGCGCTTCAAGGAGCAGATCGTTGCGGTCGAGGTGAAGACGCGCAAGGGCGTGGTGCTGTTCGACACCGACGAGCATGTGCGTGCCGACACCACGGTCGAATCGCTCGCCAAGATGAAGCCGGCCTTCAAAAAAGACGGCCTGGTCACCGCCGGCAACGCCTCGGGCATCAACGACGGCGCTGCCGCCGTGGTGCTGGCCGAAGGCGGCCGCGTGAAGGCACTGGGGTTGAAGCCGCTGGCACGCCTGGTCGGCTACGCACACGCCGGCGTCGAGCCCGCCTACATGGGCATAGGCCCGGTGCCGGCCACGCGCAAGGTGCTGGAGCGCACGGGTTTGAAGGTCAGCGACTTCGATGTGATCGAGTCGAACGAGGCCTTTGCGGCGCAGGCCTGCGCGGTCATCAAGGAGTTGGGTTTCGATCCGGCCAAGGTCAACCCGAACGGCTCGGGCATCTCGCTCGGCCACCCGGTGGGCGCGACCGGCGCCATCATCACCACCAAGGCGATTGCCGAGCTGCACCGCATCGGTGGGCGCTATGCGCTGGTGACGATGTGCATTGGTGGTGGTCAGGGCATTGCGGCGATCTTCGAGCGCGTATAG
- a CDS encoding helix-turn-helix transcriptional regulator has translation MPTQPPRAQPRRATVARAPAGPKVGSLTPHLFPPTAERPVRAKRRVLAAETVVQPHHHPWPQLTFSTTGLIRMGTQSGTYIVPPSRAVWVPAGVEHSITVVEDAELRTVYLRLADDAWAPCWQQCLVLEMSELLRALALALDTTPDGARPSPDTALRQREALLWPLLCDELQRAPQVRMGVPLPHAEHGDKRLRALCEAVLQAPARRATLAVWAREAGASERTMARLFRDELGTSWQQWRQQALLAHALPLLARGMPVGHVAAVSGYASDSAFTAMFRAALGRSPRHFQNKAGLAA, from the coding sequence ATGCCAACCCAGCCTCCCCGCGCCCAACCCCGCCGCGCCACGGTGGCGCGCGCGCCTGCTGGCCCGAAGGTGGGCTCGCTCACGCCGCACCTGTTCCCGCCCACGGCCGAGCGCCCGGTGCGTGCCAAGCGGCGCGTGCTGGCGGCAGAGACCGTGGTGCAGCCGCACCACCACCCGTGGCCGCAGCTGACCTTCTCCACCACTGGCCTGATCCGCATGGGCACGCAGAGCGGCACTTACATCGTGCCGCCTTCGCGCGCGGTCTGGGTGCCGGCGGGCGTGGAGCACTCCATCACCGTGGTGGAAGACGCCGAGCTGCGCACGGTCTACCTGCGCTTGGCCGACGACGCCTGGGCGCCCTGCTGGCAGCAGTGCCTGGTGCTGGAGATGAGCGAGCTATTGCGCGCTTTGGCGCTGGCGCTGGACACCACGCCCGACGGCGCGCGGCCATCGCCGGACACCGCCCTGCGCCAGCGCGAGGCCCTGCTCTGGCCGCTGCTGTGCGACGAACTGCAGCGCGCGCCGCAGGTGCGCATGGGCGTGCCGCTGCCGCATGCCGAGCACGGCGACAAGCGCCTGCGCGCGCTGTGCGAGGCAGTGCTGCAGGCGCCGGCGCGGCGCGCCACCTTGGCCGTCTGGGCGCGCGAGGCCGGCGCCAGCGAGCGCACCATGGCGCGCCTGTTCCGCGATGAGCTGGGCACCAGCTGGCAGCAGTGGCGCCAGCAGGCCTTGCTGGCGCATGCCCTGCCGCTGCTGGCACGCGGCATGCCGGTGGGCCATGTGGCGGCGGTCAGCGGCTATGCCAGCGACAGCGCCTTCACCGCCATGTTCCGCGCCGCACTGGGGCGCTCGCCACGGCATTTTCAGAACAAGGCGGGGCTTGCCGCGTAG
- a CDS encoding MFS transporter: MATSSMGSVPSTPALRQDATLIGLVGLAHGISHFSQLLLAPLFPWLKDAFGVGYAELGFVLTVFFVVSCAVQALSGFIVDRYSPRPVLFAGLALLALAAFGYALAQSYWMLLVCAVVGGMGNGVFHPVDYTLFNRKVAPTRLGHAYSVHGITGSLGWALAPAFVVPLAVAFSWRVAMGAAGVLALAVLLLLWFNRSHLSLEKKAVPKATSHTGPAEHSMAFLRIPAVWMCFGFFFFYAASLSVVQAFAPEAARQLHAVPVALVAMCLTIYMVCSAGGMVLGGFLASDPARCERIVGAGFGVAACVALALGFLDMPPLAVPVLFGLMGFFAGIAGPSRDLLVKRSTPENATGRVYGVVYAGLDIGQALSPLLFGALMDNGQYRSVLLGLALVQGVLIASAFNVRRARRTLLVPA; encoded by the coding sequence ATGGCTACTTCCTCCATGGGCTCTGTGCCCTCCACCCCCGCATTGCGCCAGGACGCGACCCTGATCGGCCTGGTCGGCCTGGCCCACGGCATCAGCCACTTCAGCCAGTTGCTGCTGGCGCCGCTGTTCCCGTGGCTGAAGGACGCGTTCGGCGTTGGCTACGCCGAGCTGGGCTTTGTGCTGACCGTGTTCTTTGTTGTCTCTTGCGCGGTGCAGGCGCTGTCGGGCTTCATCGTGGATCGCTACAGCCCGCGCCCGGTGCTGTTTGCCGGGTTGGCCTTGCTGGCGCTGGCGGCGTTTGGCTATGCGCTGGCACAAAGCTACTGGATGCTGCTGGTCTGCGCGGTAGTGGGCGGCATGGGCAATGGCGTGTTCCACCCGGTCGATTACACCTTGTTCAACCGCAAGGTGGCGCCGACGCGCCTGGGCCATGCCTACAGCGTGCACGGCATCACCGGCAGCCTGGGCTGGGCGCTGGCGCCAGCCTTTGTCGTGCCGCTGGCCGTGGCCTTCTCGTGGCGCGTGGCCATGGGCGCGGCGGGCGTGCTGGCGCTGGCCGTGCTGTTGCTGCTGTGGTTCAACCGCAGCCACCTGTCGCTGGAGAAAAAGGCCGTGCCAAAGGCTACGAGCCACACCGGCCCGGCCGAGCACAGCATGGCCTTCCTGCGCATTCCGGCGGTGTGGATGTGCTTTGGCTTCTTCTTTTTCTATGCCGCATCGCTCAGCGTGGTGCAGGCCTTCGCGCCCGAGGCCGCGCGCCAGTTGCACGCAGTGCCGGTGGCATTGGTGGCGATGTGCCTGACCATCTACATGGTGTGCAGTGCCGGCGGCATGGTGCTGGGCGGCTTCCTGGCTTCTGACCCGGCGCGCTGCGAGCGCATCGTGGGCGCAGGCTTTGGCGTGGCCGCCTGCGTTGCCCTGGCGCTGGGCTTTCTCGACATGCCGCCGCTGGCAGTGCCGGTGCTGTTCGGGCTGATGGGCTTCTTCGCCGGCATCGCCGGGCCCTCGCGCGACCTGCTGGTCAAGCGCTCCACGCCAGAGAACGCCACCGGCCGCGTCTATGGCGTGGTGTATGCGGGCTTGGACATTGGCCAGGCGCTGTCGCCGCTGCTGTTTGGCGCGCTGATGGACAACGGGCAGTACCGCAGCGTGCTGCTGGGGCTGGCGTTGGTGCAGGGGGTGTTGATTGCCAGCGCCTTCAATGTGCGGCGGGCGCGGCGGACTTTGTTGGTGCCGGCTTGA
- a CDS encoding AraC family transcriptional regulator, with protein sequence MNDLRKTSTIEINGASGVPKTGRTAPIDIVFLVFEGFQPIDLAGPWQAFSTANDELGHARYRLRTCGTASVAASTDAGLRLQVDLDLEQSLSSPMHTVIVPGGEGIHRASSDPQMLDWVRAQDALSQRTCSVCTGAFLLAAAGLLDGCRVTTHWRSAAQLQGRFPKLIVNDELIFCQSTKYWTTAGVSAGIDLALTLIENDCGARLAQKVARRLVVYLRRGGDQRQYSQTLRAQDRAEGPFSELVGQMEARLSHAWSIDEMADICNMSRRTFQRKFKSAFGIPALEVLNNLRAERREVVQRSGRHSQKQMDRLLQDS encoded by the coding sequence ATGAATGACCTCCGAAAGACCTCAACGATAGAAATCAACGGGGCATCCGGTGTGCCAAAAACAGGCCGTACTGCGCCAATCGATATCGTTTTCCTGGTGTTCGAAGGCTTCCAGCCCATCGACCTGGCGGGGCCGTGGCAGGCGTTTTCCACAGCCAACGACGAGCTGGGGCACGCACGCTATCGGCTGAGGACCTGCGGCACGGCAAGCGTTGCCGCCTCGACCGATGCCGGGCTGCGCCTCCAGGTGGATCTCGACCTGGAGCAGTCCTTGTCCTCACCTATGCATACGGTCATCGTGCCCGGGGGCGAAGGCATTCACCGAGCGAGTTCAGACCCGCAGATGCTCGACTGGGTCCGCGCACAGGACGCTCTGTCGCAACGCACCTGCAGCGTCTGCACCGGGGCATTCCTGCTGGCGGCGGCGGGCTTGCTCGATGGATGCAGGGTCACGACGCACTGGCGCTCAGCAGCGCAGTTGCAGGGGCGCTTTCCGAAACTCATCGTCAACGACGAGTTGATCTTCTGCCAGAGCACAAAGTATTGGACGACCGCCGGCGTCAGCGCGGGCATCGACCTGGCGCTCACCCTCATCGAGAACGACTGCGGCGCGCGCCTTGCTCAGAAGGTGGCCCGCAGGCTTGTGGTCTATCTCAGGCGCGGCGGCGACCAACGCCAGTACAGCCAGACGCTGCGCGCGCAGGACCGCGCGGAAGGTCCGTTCTCGGAGCTTGTCGGGCAAATGGAAGCCCGGCTGTCGCACGCCTGGTCCATCGACGAAATGGCCGACATCTGCAACATGTCGCGCCGGACTTTCCAGCGCAAGTTCAAGTCAGCCTTCGGCATCCCGGCCCTGGAAGTGTTGAACAACCTCCGCGCTGAACGCCGCGAGGTGGTGCAACGATCCGGGCGCCACTCACAAAAGCAGATGGATCGGTTGCTGCAAGATTCTTAG
- a CDS encoding DJ-1/PfpI family protein produces MQVNFLLFPALTQLDLTGPYEVLARVPGANIDFVSATMDPVRSDRGLVMLPTATFATAKPCDLLVVPGGPGTDDVLNDERWVDFTAEQARTARYILGICTGSLLLGAAGLLRGKHASCHWQAREFLPAFGAIRSDARMCVDGNILTSGGVTSGIDMALKAVGVMLDEDAARQIQLQIEYDPEPPFEGGTPSTSPPEIVQRCLDATRARHAIRAAAVGLAAQKLGVAS; encoded by the coding sequence ATGCAAGTCAACTTTCTACTATTCCCTGCGCTTACGCAACTCGATCTGACCGGGCCCTACGAGGTGCTTGCGCGCGTTCCTGGCGCAAACATCGACTTCGTGTCCGCAACGATGGACCCCGTGCGTTCGGATCGTGGCCTGGTGATGCTGCCCACCGCCACGTTCGCTACCGCCAAGCCCTGCGACCTGCTGGTCGTGCCCGGCGGGCCCGGGACCGACGACGTCCTGAACGACGAGCGTTGGGTGGACTTCACCGCCGAGCAGGCCAGAACCGCCCGCTACATCCTCGGCATCTGCACCGGATCACTGCTGCTGGGCGCTGCCGGCCTGCTGCGTGGTAAGCACGCGTCGTGCCACTGGCAGGCCCGCGAGTTCCTGCCGGCCTTCGGCGCCATTCGCAGTGATGCCCGGATGTGCGTGGATGGCAACATCCTCACGTCGGGCGGCGTTACGTCCGGCATCGACATGGCGCTGAAAGCCGTCGGGGTCATGCTCGATGAAGACGCGGCCCGGCAGATTCAGCTGCAGATCGAGTACGACCCCGAGCCACCATTCGAGGGGGGCACGCCATCCACCTCGCCGCCCGAGATCGTCCAGCGCTGCCTGGATGCCACGCGTGCGCGCCATGCCATCCGTGCCGCGGCGGTGGGCCTCGCAGCGCAGAAACTGGGGGTGGCATCATGA
- a CDS encoding tripartite tricarboxylate transporter substrate-binding protein, with protein MSLVLPLLMLGNAQARYPERPVALVVPYAAGGPMDKLARQIGAHLQALLGQSVVVMNQGGAGGNIGAAAVKRAAPDGYTLLIDHVHMATAPALYRKLDFNPALDFEALGVVAESPLVLISRPEIATGGVADLQRWMAKQPQVTLANAGMGSASHLCGLLLQSALKRQMTTIPYRGTGPAMLDLLSGQVDLMCDLTANAMPQIQAHKVSALAVTVRQPLKGTALETTPSMEKFGIALDELTVWYGLYAPKGTPAEVTEKISAALSAVVNGTAYRQQLFDAGIEPVTDERSSAAGHQRFLLKEIQRWAPVIKASGDYAD; from the coding sequence ATGTCCCTGGTGCTGCCCCTGCTGATGCTGGGCAATGCCCAGGCGCGCTACCCGGAGCGGCCAGTCGCCCTGGTGGTCCCCTATGCCGCAGGCGGGCCGATGGACAAGCTCGCGCGCCAGATCGGTGCGCACCTGCAAGCACTGCTAGGCCAAAGCGTGGTGGTGATGAACCAGGGGGGCGCAGGCGGCAATATCGGCGCGGCCGCGGTCAAGCGTGCGGCACCGGACGGCTACACCCTTTTGATCGACCATGTCCACATGGCTACGGCGCCTGCGCTGTACCGGAAGCTCGACTTCAATCCCGCCCTGGACTTCGAGGCCCTTGGGGTGGTGGCGGAGTCTCCCTTGGTACTGATCTCCCGCCCCGAAATCGCAACAGGAGGTGTGGCCGATCTGCAGCGATGGATGGCCAAACAACCCCAAGTGACCTTGGCCAACGCGGGGATGGGTTCTGCATCGCACCTTTGCGGCCTGCTGCTGCAATCTGCGCTCAAGCGCCAGATGACCACCATCCCCTATCGAGGCACCGGTCCAGCCATGCTGGATCTGTTGAGCGGCCAAGTCGACCTGATGTGCGATCTCACGGCCAACGCCATGCCGCAGATCCAGGCGCACAAGGTCAGCGCACTTGCCGTCACGGTTCGCCAGCCACTCAAGGGCACCGCGCTCGAGACGACGCCGTCGATGGAGAAATTCGGCATTGCCCTGGATGAGTTGACGGTCTGGTACGGCCTGTATGCGCCCAAAGGCACGCCAGCCGAGGTCACCGAAAAAATCTCCGCAGCGCTATCGGCCGTGGTCAACGGCACCGCCTACCGGCAGCAGTTGTTTGACGCCGGGATCGAGCCGGTCACGGACGAGCGCTCAAGCGCGGCGGGCCACCAGCGTTTTCTGTTGAAGGAGATCCAGCGGTGGGCACCGGTCATCAAGGCGTCGGGAGACTATGCCGATTGA
- the hpaI gene encoding 4-hydroxy-2-oxoheptanedioate aldolase — MPAHNPFKAALAARQPQVGFWLSMASPYLSEVAATADFDWLLIDGEHAPNDLHSTLAQLQAVAPYRAQPVVRAVHGDTALIKQLLDIGAKNLLIPMVDSAEQARALVSATRYPPQGIRGVGSAVGRASRWSARSDYLAVADDEICLLVQAETVAALGQLEAICAVDGVDGVFIGPADLAASMGHRGNPGHPEVQAAIEAAIKTIVASGKAAGTLTSDAALARRYLELGCTFVAVGVDVLVFAGAARRLRAEFLGGAAPAAVAGAAY; from the coding sequence ATGCCCGCACACAACCCCTTCAAAGCCGCCCTCGCCGCGCGCCAGCCGCAGGTCGGCTTCTGGCTTTCCATGGCCTCGCCCTATTTGTCGGAAGTGGCCGCCACCGCCGACTTCGACTGGCTGCTGATCGACGGCGAGCACGCGCCCAATGACCTGCACAGCACGCTGGCGCAACTGCAGGCCGTGGCGCCCTACCGCGCCCAGCCCGTGGTGCGCGCGGTGCACGGCGATACCGCACTGATCAAGCAACTGCTGGACATAGGCGCCAAGAACCTGCTGATCCCCATGGTCGACAGTGCCGAACAAGCGCGCGCCCTGGTCTCTGCCACCCGCTACCCACCGCAAGGCATACGCGGCGTGGGCAGCGCCGTAGGCCGCGCCTCGCGCTGGAGCGCCCGCAGCGACTACCTGGCCGTGGCCGATGACGAGATCTGCCTGCTGGTGCAGGCGGAGACCGTGGCAGCGCTGGGCCAGTTGGAAGCGATCTGCGCGGTTGATGGCGTGGACGGCGTCTTCATCGGCCCGGCCGACCTGGCGGCCTCCATGGGCCACCGGGGCAACCCTGGGCACCCCGAGGTGCAGGCGGCGATCGAAGCCGCGATCAAGACCATCGTGGCTTCTGGCAAGGCGGCTGGCACGCTCACGTCGGATGCCGCGTTGGCGCGTCGCTACCTGGAACTGGGCTGCACTTTTGTGGCAGTGGGGGTGGATGTGCTGGTGTTTGCTGGCGCTGCGCGGCGGCTGCGGGCGGAGTTTCTGGGTGGCGCGGCGCCGGCTGCGGTGGCTGGTGCTGCCTACTGA
- a CDS encoding altronate dehydratase family protein yields MTASPLLRLHPHDNVLVAKTPIALGETIAAFGVRARAQVPAGHKIAAQRIAAGTPVKKYNTVIGVAARDIEAGDYVHSHNLRLMDFERDPGFCQDVRPVDYLPAAQQASFQGFVRADGGVGTRNFIGILSSVNCSSTVIKRIAAHFTPERLAAFPHVDGVAAFAQTSGCGMSSPSEHFDVLRRTLAGYARHPNLAGVLIVGLGCERNQVDSLVDSQGLQQGKLMRTLVMQEVGGTRVTIEAGIRAIEEMLPEANAARRQAVSARHLKIGLECGGSDGFSGITANPALGAAMDILVRHGGTAILSETPEIHGVEYMLTRRAITPAVGQKLLDRLAWWERYTAGQNAQFNGVVGHGNQAGGLANIFEKSLGSAMKGGTTPLQAVYEYAEPIDQNGFVFMDSPGYDPVACTGQIASGAQLICFTTGRGSMFGSKPAPTIKLASNTPMYRRLEEDMDINCGVILDGELDVPQMGQRIFEDILRHASGTPTKSELLGLGDHEFVPWHLGIVS; encoded by the coding sequence ATGACCGCCAGCCCCCTGCTCCGCCTGCATCCCCACGACAACGTGCTGGTGGCCAAGACCCCGATTGCGCTGGGCGAGACCATTGCCGCATTCGGCGTGCGCGCCCGCGCCCAGGTGCCCGCCGGCCACAAGATCGCCGCGCAACGCATTGCCGCCGGCACGCCGGTGAAGAAGTACAACACCGTCATAGGCGTGGCCGCGCGCGACATCGAGGCCGGTGACTACGTGCACAGCCACAACCTGCGCCTGATGGACTTCGAGCGCGACCCGGGTTTTTGCCAGGACGTGCGGCCGGTGGACTACCTGCCCGCCGCGCAGCAGGCGAGCTTCCAGGGTTTTGTGCGTGCCGATGGCGGCGTGGGCACGCGCAACTTCATCGGCATCCTGTCGTCGGTCAATTGCTCGTCCACCGTCATCAAGCGCATTGCCGCGCATTTCACGCCCGAGCGGCTGGCCGCCTTCCCGCATGTGGACGGCGTGGCCGCCTTTGCGCAGACCAGCGGCTGCGGCATGTCATCGCCCAGCGAGCACTTCGACGTGCTGCGCCGCACCCTGGCCGGCTATGCGCGCCACCCCAACCTGGCCGGCGTGCTGATCGTGGGCCTGGGCTGCGAGCGCAACCAGGTCGACTCCCTGGTCGATTCACAAGGCCTGCAGCAGGGCAAGCTGATGCGCACGCTGGTGATGCAAGAGGTGGGCGGCACGCGCGTCACCATCGAGGCCGGCATCCGCGCCATCGAAGAGATGCTGCCCGAGGCCAATGCCGCGCGGCGCCAGGCGGTCAGCGCCCGCCACCTCAAGATCGGGCTGGAGTGCGGTGGCTCGGATGGTTTCTCGGGCATTACCGCCAACCCGGCGCTGGGCGCGGCCATGGACATCCTGGTGCGCCACGGCGGCACCGCCATCCTGTCGGAGACGCCCGAGATCCACGGCGTTGAGTACATGCTCACGCGCCGCGCCATCACGCCCGCAGTGGGCCAGAAGCTGCTGGACCGCCTGGCCTGGTGGGAGCGCTACACCGCCGGCCAGAACGCACAGTTCAACGGCGTGGTCGGCCACGGCAACCAGGCCGGCGGCCTGGCCAACATCTTCGAGAAGTCGCTGGGCTCGGCCATGAAGGGCGGCACCACGCCGCTGCAAGCGGTGTACGAATACGCCGAGCCGATCGATCAAAACGGCTTTGTCTTCATGGATTCGCCGGGCTACGACCCGGTCGCCTGCACCGGCCAGATTGCCAGCGGCGCGCAGCTGATCTGCTTCACCACCGGGCGCGGCTCGATGTTTGGCAGCAAGCCCGCGCCCACCATCAAGCTGGCCAGCAACACGCCCATGTACCGGCGCCTGGAAGAAGACATGGACATCAACTGCGGCGTCATCCTCGACGGCGAGCTGGACGTGCCGCAGATGGGCCAGCGCATCTTCGAAGACATCCTGCGCCATGCCTCCGGCACGCCCACCAAAAGCGAGCTGCTGGGCCTGGGCGACCACGAGTTCGTGCCCTGGCACCTGGGCATCGTCAGCTAA
- a CDS encoding tripartite tricarboxylate transporter substrate binding protein, with protein MPLNHPLQRRQLLVGGASAAVLAATTGRAFAAGYPERPISFICPWPAGGTADRSMRAICQAAAQVLGQPVVLENRAGASGMIGTKALAMARPDGYTIGQIPISVTRFSQIGSVQLDPLKDLSYLARTSGQTFGIAVPASSRFQSLRDMVIYAKSNPGRVTYAHAGVGGATHVGMEQFAQAAGIELNAIAYKGGSAALQDVLGGQVDMLADSSSWAPHVEAGKLRLLATWGEQRTPRFKDAPTLKELGYDVVVEAPNGIGAPKGLPPAVEKRLRDAFRIAVKSEEFKQVADAIDAPVMYLDGPDYEKYVRSVYRQETDLIQKLNLKELMQKG; from the coding sequence ATGCCCCTCAACCACCCCCTGCAGCGGCGCCAACTCCTTGTGGGTGGTGCCAGTGCGGCCGTGCTGGCCGCCACCACCGGCCGCGCGTTTGCCGCTGGCTACCCCGAGCGCCCGATCAGCTTCATCTGCCCTTGGCCCGCAGGCGGCACCGCGGACCGCTCGATGCGCGCCATCTGCCAGGCCGCCGCACAGGTGCTGGGCCAGCCGGTGGTGCTGGAGAACCGCGCCGGTGCCTCCGGCATGATCGGCACCAAGGCGCTGGCCATGGCCCGGCCTGATGGCTACACCATTGGCCAGATCCCGATCTCGGTCACGCGCTTCTCGCAGATCGGCAGCGTGCAGCTCGACCCGCTGAAAGACCTGAGCTACCTGGCCCGCACCTCGGGCCAGACCTTTGGCATTGCGGTGCCGGCCAGTTCGCGCTTTCAGTCGCTGCGCGACATGGTGATCTACGCCAAGAGCAACCCCGGCCGCGTGACCTACGCCCACGCCGGTGTGGGCGGCGCCACGCATGTGGGCATGGAGCAGTTCGCGCAGGCCGCGGGCATCGAGCTGAACGCGATTGCCTACAAGGGCGGCTCGGCCGCGTTGCAGGACGTGCTGGGCGGGCAGGTCGACATGCTGGCTGACTCCAGCTCCTGGGCGCCGCACGTGGAGGCCGGCAAGCTGCGCCTGCTGGCCACCTGGGGCGAGCAGCGCACGCCGCGCTTCAAAGACGCGCCCACGCTGAAAGAGCTGGGCTACGACGTGGTGGTGGAAGCCCCCAACGGCATAGGCGCGCCCAAGGGCCTGCCGCCCGCGGTGGAGAAGCGCCTGCGCGATGCCTTCCGCATCGCCGTGAAGAGCGAAGAATTCAAGCAGGTGGCCGATGCCATCGACGCACCCGTGATGTACCTGGACGGCCCCGACTACGAGAAGTACGTGCGCAGCGTGTACCGCCAGGAAACCGATCTGATCCAGAAACTCAACCTCAAGGAGCTGATGCAGAAGGGTTGA